The DNA region ATACGATCAACTACAGGGAAGTCGCTGCCTAGCTCATCAACAAACCTATCATTAAGTACAGCATAATAATGCTACTAGTCGATGAGACAATGAGTCTAACGCGATTGTATCGAATGAGTTCGCGAATCCCAGCTTTGTCGGGGTAACCCTGACGATCAAGCCGAGTATGAATGGGGACAGCAAAGACAAGACTCACAATCATAATGGACGCATTCAGTATAAGTAACACAAACACCCATTCAAGTTCGATTTCTGCCGGACGAAAGAATATCAGAAGAAGTGTACTGAACATTAGTAATGTGTAAGGCACATAAATGCTGAATGGCAGCCTACGCTCATACTCTTTGTGGAACGATACGAACTCTGCTTGCCCAACCCAACTTAGAAGTGGATAAGTTGTAACTTGTGTGTACCAATGCAAAGCATTGTTGAAGAAGGTCGCAAAAGAAGCAACTACGAAAACAAGAATTGCTGTACTCATGGTGTTTATATCTCTTGTACTGTTAGTTTGAGCTATTCAGCAGTCTTTTTGAACGTTGATGGTTTCCATGAGGCGTTGCTTGTTGCAACCCGCCTCAACAGTTCATTGAGAGTTTGCTGTTCCTGCGGTGTCAAAGCGGAAAAGAATTGTTGTGCAGCTTCAACTGATAATTTTTCTGCTGCTCGGAGTTGTTGCTTGCCAAATTCTAAAAGATGAATTTCGTAGGCTCGGCGATCGCTCGTATGAGGTCGTCGTTCAACTAACCCTTGTTCTTCCAAACCATTTAGAAGAGTGACCATTGTAGCTTTATCAACGCGCAGCTTCTCACCGAGTCGTGCTTGAACCATTGCACCTTCAGCCGCTAGTAATTGAAGAATACCAACCTGAAGCGGACGTAAATTTAGGGGAGCCATCGCACGAGCATAAAACTGTGCACCAAGCTCAGTGACCCAATGCAGCACGAAGCCTGTCCAGTGACCAAGACACTCAGGCAAAGGCTCCCAGTCTAATTCGCAGCTGTCAGAGGGAGGTGAGTAGATTGATGAACTTGAGCCTCTTGAGGGCTGTTTCGGGGTTGTTCGCCTCTTCATAAAGCTAATACCGTTTACTCAATAAATGTTAGCACAAAAAACATTTATTGAGTAAACGGTATTGAATCCTCCTCCGCAAGTTCCTTCGTCTGCCCTACCATTAAGCGCAGCAGGTTAACTATTGATTATACTGAAACTTTCCATATAACCACCCTGTATGGGGTATTTATACAGACACTTTCCGTATAACATGCCTAATACAGACACTATACTGAAACTTTCCATATAACCATCCTGTATAGGGTATTTATACAGACATTTTCCGTATAACACGCCTAATACAGACACTATATTGAAGACCAAGTTCGTAAGGCATAAACTATAGCCCCATCAGACTTAGGACATTATGTTAGCCTGCGTTCTGGGAAAGATGGCAAAACTCAGATCAAGAGTTAAATAAAACGCTTTCATAATGCTCCACAACCGGAAATGGCTCGTAGAAGTGGTGGAGTAGCGATCGCCA from Chlorogloeopsis sp. ULAP01 includes:
- a CDS encoding MarR family transcriptional regulator, giving the protein MLHWVTELGAQFYARAMAPLNLRPLQVGILQLLAAEGAMVQARLGEKLRVDKATMVTLLNGLEEQGLVERRPHTSDRRAYEIHLLEFGKQQLRAAEKLSVEAAQQFFSALTPQEQQTLNELLRRVATSNASWKPSTFKKTAE